The DNA window AAGCCTTCCTTGCCAACCAGGCAGCGGTCAACCGCGTGGTGCACGATGCCGTCGATGCCTTCGGCGGCTCGATCTCGGCCGAACACGGCATCGGCGCGCTCAAGCGCGACGAGCTAGCCCGCTACAAGTCGCCCGTGGAACTGAACCTGATGCGGGCCATCAAGGCCGCGCTCGACCCGCTCGGCATCATGAACCCGGGGAAGATCCTGTGATCCGCGCCGCCGCCTTCATGGTGTTTCCCCTGCTGGCCGCCCTGCCCGCACAGGCGCAAATGTACAAGTGCACGCACGGCAACCAGACCTCGTACAGCGAAGCACCGTGCGAGCGTGGCGAACAAACCGTGCTGCCGGCCCCCGATGCCCCCGCCGGTCAACGCAAGCCCGCGGATTTGACACGCCTGCAGGCGGAATCGGCGAAACTGCAACGCGAACGGCAGCATCGCGACGCGCAGCAGGACCGCGCCGATGCCCTGCACGACCGCCAGGCCGCGCGCCGCCGCGAACAGTGCGCGAAGCTGGAACTGGCGCATCGATGGGCCGAGGACGACGTGCGCCGCGCAACCCACGGCGCCGCCGAGGCGGCCCGGCTGAAAGCCCGGCGCGCGGCCGAACGCCATGCGGTCCAGTGCAAGTGACGCCGCTTCGCTCCCCGTCCCTGCGTACCCTTTCCCGGTGGCTGCTACTCGGTGAATGGCGCGCCCACCCGGTGCGCGCACTGACCGCCATCGCCGCGATCGCCATCGGCGTCGCCCTCGGCTTCGCGATCCATCTGATCAACGCCGCCGCGTTCAACGAATTCTCGGCCGCCGTGCAGAGTTTGTCGGGCCAGGCCGACGTGCAGGTCTCGGGCGCCGAACCGCTGTTCGATGAAGCCATCTATTCCCGGCTCGCCGAACGGCCCGAGGTGGCGGTGGCCTCGCCAGTCCTGGAAATCAACGCTTCGCTGCCGGGCGGCCAGGAGCCCCTGAAGATCGTCGGCCTGGACGTGTTCCGGGTCGGCTACATCACCCCCGACCTGATCGGCGCACCGGCCAGCGGCGAGCCCGGCGACACGCTGGCAAGCGATGCGCTGTTCCTGTCCCCCGCCGCACAGCAGTGGTTGCAGACGAAACCCGGCGCCCGCATCGAGTTCATGACCGGTACGGAAACGCTCGCGCTGCGCGTCGCGGGCTCCCTGCAGCGCGCCCGCGTGGGCCAGCGCCTGGGCGTGATGGACATCGGCGCCGCCCAGTGGCGCTTCGGCCGCCTCGGCAAGCTGTCGCGCGTGGACATCAAGCTGCGCGACGGCGTCGACCGCAACGCGTTCCAGGCAACGCTGGCCCGTGAACTGGCGCGCGACTACCCTGGCCGCCTCCGGGTCGGCCAGCCGAACGACGCGGACCAGGAAAGCCGCACAAGCAACATGAGCCGCGCGTATCGCGTGAACCTCAGCGTGCTGGCCCTCGTTGCGCTGTTCACCGGCGCCTTCCTCGTGTTTTCCACGCAGGCCTTGTCGGTGATGCGGCGCCGCAGCCAGTTCGCGCTGCTGCGCGTGCTGGGCTTCGAACGCCGCCACCTGTTGCGCCAGGTACTGCTCGAAGGCGCGGCCCTGGGCGTCACCGGCGCCCTGCTCGGCATCGCCGGCGGCTACGGCATCGCGGCCGCCGCGTTGCGCTTCTTCGGTGGCGACCTGGGCGCCGGGTACTTCGCCGGTGTGCAGCCGCAGGTGCAATTCACGCCGGTGGCCGCCATCGTGTATTTCAGCCTCGGTATCGGCGTCGCGCTGCTCGGCTGCGCCACGCCGGCATGGGAAGCCGCCCGCGCGGCACCCGCCGTGGCCCTGAAGTCGGGCGCCGATGAAGTGGCGCTGGGCCGTCTGTCCCGCCCGTGGCCGGCCATCGCCTGCCTCGTGCTGGCCGGGGTGCTGTCGCAACTGCCGCCCGTCACCGAACTGCCGGTCTTCGGCTACCTGTCGATTGCCCTGATGCTGGTCGGCGGCATCGCCCTGATGCCACGCATCGCCGCGCTGGCGTTCCGCTTCGCCCACGCGCGCTGGACCGCCACCACCGCGCACCGCACCGAGATCCCGGCAGTGCCGACACTGACGCTGGCACGCCTGGCCAACGCTTCCGGCCAGGCCGGCATCGCGCTGGGCGGCGTGCTGTCGAGCTTTTCGCTGATGGTGGCGATGGCGATCATGGTGGCCAGCTTCCGCGTCTCGGTCGACAACTGGATCCTGCAGGTGCTGCCCGCCGACCTGTATGCGCGCATCGCCAGCGCCGGCGGCACGGCCGGCCTCACGCCGCGCGAACAGGCGGCGATCCGCGGCGCGCCCGGCATCGCCCGCGCCGAGTTCCTGCGGCTGCGCTCCGTATCGCTCGCGCCGGACCGCCCGAACGTGGCACTGCTGGCCCGGGATATCGACCCGGCGCACCCGGAGAAATCGATGGTGCCCGTCGGCGAACAGGTCGCGCAGTCGCAGGACAGACTGCCGCGCGCGTGGGTTTCCGAAGCGATGGCCGACCTGTACCGCATCGCCCCCGGAGAAACGCTGCGGCTGCCGCTGGCCGGCACCGCCGTACCGTTCTTCGTGGCCGGCGTGTGGCGCGACTATGCCCGCGTCTCCGGCGCGGTGATGATCGAGCGCGCCGACTATGTGCGCCTGACGGGCGATGCCGACGTCAGCGACGCCGCGCTGTGGCTGGCGAAAGATGTCAGCACCGCCGATGCGACGGACGCCCTGAAACGCCTGCCGTTCGGCGCCACGCTGGGCATCGAGGCGCCGTCGGCGATCCGCGCACTGTCGCTGCGCATCTTCGACCGGAGTTTCGCCGTGACCTACCTGCTCGAAGCGATCGCCATCGTCATCGGCCTGTTCGGCGTGGCCGCCACGTTTTCCGCGCAAACGCTGGCGCGCGCCCGTGAATTCGGCATGCTGCGCCACATCGGCGTCACGCGTGGCCAGATCCTCGGTATCCTGGCCTTCGAAGGCGGCGCATTGACGGCGCTCGGCATCGCCACCGGCTTCGTGCTGGGCTGGGCGATCAGCCTGATCCTCGTGCACGTCGTCAATCCGCAATCGTTCCACTGGACCATGCAGATGCACTATCCTTGGCCGCTGCTGGGCGCCGTGGCGGTCGCGCTGCTGGTGGCCAGCATGCTGACCGCGCTGGTATCCGGCCGCCAGGCGCTGTCCGGCGGGCCGATCCGTGCCGTGCGGGAGGACTGGTGATGCGCATCCTCCTTCTCCTGCTGCTGGCGCTGTGCACGTCGCTGTTTGCCGCGCCGCCCGTCTTTTCGCCGGCCGTGCCGCTGGCAGACGGCAAGGCCCTGGTCTTCCCGCGCGACTTTGGCGCGCATCCGTCGTTCCGCACCGAGTGGTGGTATGCGACCGGCTGGCTGACGACGGCCGAGGGCAAGCCCGTCGGCTACCAGGTCACGTTCTTCCGCAGCCGCACGGATACGGACGACGCCAATCCCAGCCAATTCGCCCCAAAACAGCTGGTCATCGGCCACGCCGCGCTGTCCGACGCGGCGAACGGGAAGCTCCTGCACGACGAGCGCAGCGCCCGCGCCGGCTTCGGCCTGGCCTTCGCCAGCGAAACCGATACCGACATCAAGCTCCACGACTGGCGCATGACCCGCGGCGCGGACGGTCGCTACAAGATGACGATTCCGGCATCAGGCTTCACGCTGGAACTCGTGCTGGCGCCCACGCAGCCCGTGCTGCTGCAAGGCCGCGGCGGCTATTCGCGCAAGGGCCCGCAGCCGGACCAGGCCAGCTACTATTACAGCAAGCCGCAGTTGAAGACGAGCGGCACGATCGTCGGCGCCGACGGCAAGCGCACGGCCGTCACGGGCGTCACCTGGCTCGACCACGAATGGTCCAGCCTCGTGCTCGGCACCGAGGGCGTGGGCTGGGATTGGGTGGGCGCCAATCTCGACGATGGCGGTGCGCTGATGGCCTTCCGCGTCCGCGACCGGCAAAATGGTAAACTGTGGGCCCACGCGACGTGGCGCGACGCATCCGGTAAGATCACGCAGTTCGGGCCGCAGGACGTGACGTTCACGCCGCGCACGCGCTGGCGTTCGCCCCGCACGGGCGCCGAGTACCCGGTGGCCGTCACGCTCGACACGGGCGGCACGCGCTGGCAGCTCGACCCGCTGCAGCCCGACCAGGAACTCGATTCGCGCCGCTCGACCGGCGCCGTATATTGGGAAGGCGCCGTGACCGTCCGGCGCGATGGCCGGCAGGTCGGCCGCGCCTACCTCGAACTGACCGGCTATGTCCGGCCGATGAAACTATAAAAACCAACCATCCTCAGTATGAGCAACAGCACCACCAGCAGCGCCCGCGACACCGTGTCCGGCAAACAGCCCCGTGAACTGAAAAAAGGCAGCCTTGCGGCGTTACGCGGCCTGCTGCCTTTCCTGAAACCCTATCGCCCGCGGTTCGCCATGGCGGGCGTGGCGCTCGTGGTGGCGGCCGGCGCCACGCTGGCCATCCCGTATGCCTTCAAGCAGATGATCGACCTGGGCTTTGGCGCGAATGCCGGCGTGCACAGCGCCGCCCACGTCAATGCGGTGTTCCTTGCCCTGTTCGCCGTGGCGGCGGTGCTCGCGCTGGCCACGGCGGCGCGTTTCTATACCGTGTCATGGCTGGGCGAGCGCGTGGTGGCCGATATCAGGAGCGCCGTCTACGGTCACGTGGTGCGCCAGAGCCCCGCGTTTTTCGAGACCACCCAGACCGGTGAAGTGCTGTCGCGCATCACGACGGACACCACGCTGATCCAGGCAGTCGTCGGCACCAGCATCTCGATGGCGCTGCGCAACGCGCTGCTGTTCGTTGGCGGCCTCGTGATGCTGTTCGTGACGAGCCCGAAACTCACGGGCATCATCATCGGCCTGCTGGTCTTGACCGTGCTGCCGATCGTGATGTTCGGCCGCCGCGTGCGCAAGCTGTCGCGCGATTCGCAGGACCGCATCGCCGACGCCTCGGCCGTGGCCGGCGAGATCCTGAACGCGATGCCCACCGTGCAGGCGTTTACGCATGAAGACATCGAAACGCGCCGCTTCGGCTCGTCGGTCGAAGGTGCGTTCGCCACGGCGATGCGGCGCATCCGCGCCCGCGCCCTGCTGACGATGCTGGCCATCGTGCTGGTGTTCGGCACGATCGTGTTCGTGCTGTGGCTGGGCGCGCATGCGGTGCTGGCCGGCACGATGACCGGTGGCGACCTGGGACAGTTCATCCTGTATGCGTCGATCGTGGCGGGCGCCGTGGGCGCACTGTCGGAGGTGATGGGCGAGGCGCAGCGCGCTGCCGGCGCCACCGAGCGCCTGCTCGAACTGCTGTCCACGCAATCCGATATCCGCGAGCCGGCCCAGCCGCTGGCACTGCCGCCGCGGGCCGCCAACGGCGCCGCGCTGTCCCTGGCCGGCGTGACGTTCTCCTACCCGTCGCGCCCCGACACTGCCGCGCTGTCCCATCTCGACCTCGATATCCGCCCGGGTGAAACGGTGGCCGTCGTCGGCCCGTCCGGTGCCGGCAAGACCACGCTGTTCCAGATGTTCCTGCGCTTCTACGATCCGCAGCAGGGTACCATCCGCCTCGATGGCGTCGATATCCGCCACCTCGCGCTGCACGACCTGCGCGGCGCGATCGGCATCGTTCCGCAGGATACGGTGATCTTCTCGGCCGATGCGATGGAAAACATCCGCTATGGCCGCGCCGATGCGACGAACGAGGAAGTGATCCGCGCCGCGAAATTGGCCGCGGCGCATGAATTCATCGAACGCCTGCCGAACGGCTACCAGTCGTTCCTCGGCGAGCGCGGCGTGCGCCTTTCCGGCGGCCAGCGCCAGCGCATCGCGATCGCCCGCGCACTGCTGAAGAATCCGCCGCTGCTGCTGCTCGACGAAGCCACCAGTGCGCTGGACGCGGAATCCGAGCGCCTCGTGCAATCGGCGCTGGAGGCGGCAATGGTGGGCCGCACCACCGTCATCATCGCCCACCGCCTCGCCACCGTGCAGCGCGCCGACCGCATCATCGTGATGGAAGACGGCCGCATCGTTGAAACAGGCACGCACCGTTCGCTGGTGGCGCAAGGGGGCATCTATGCCAACCTGGCGGCGCTGCAATTCCACAATGTCCAGGTCGAGCACCGCCATGACTAACGTCGTTACCGAATCCGTTGCCGGAGCCGCTGCGGAAGCACACGGCAGTGAGGCGGCGCTGCGCCAGCAATGCACGGTCGTGTTGCCGGGCCACCGCCAGCAGACGCCCGCGCAAACCTTCGCGGCGATGGCCGCCTGGTGCGAGGAACAGGGCATCGCCCACGACGTGTATGGCGATGGAGAGCTGATTCAGTGCCTGGAGCGCAAGGTCGCCGCGCTGCTGGGCAAGGAAGCGGCCACGTTCTGCATCACGGGCACGATGGCGCAGGCCACCGCGCTGCGCCTGGCCTGCGCCGACCGGGGCAGCCGCCTCGTGGCGCTGCATGCCACCGCGCACATCCTGAAGCACGAGCGGGGCAATCACCAGTTGCTGGACCATTTCCACGCGCTGCAGGTCGGCAGTCCCCACCGCCCGTTCACGGCAGAAGACCTGGCCGCCATCCCCGACCACCTGGGCGCCGTGTCGGTGGAACTGCCGGCCCGCGAGATCGGCGGCCAGCTGCCAGCGTGGGACGAGCTCGAGGCAATCAAGGCCTGGTGCCGCGCCCATGATACGCACCTGCACATGGACGGCGCGCGGCTGTGGGAAGCGGCCGCCGGCATGGAGCGCACGCTGGCCGACGTGGCGGCCGGCTTCGATACCGTCTACGTGTCGCTGTACAAGGGCATCGGCGGCATCGGCGGCGCGCTGCTCGCCGGCAGCGCCGCATTCGTCGCGCGCGCCCAGGAGTGGTACCGCCGCCAGGGCGGCAGCGTCATCCACCGCACGCCCTATGTGGTGGCCGCGGCCATGCAGATCGATGCGCGGCTGGCCGCCATGCCCGCCTGTTTCCGCCGCACGCAATGGCTCGTCGACGCGCTGAGTGCCTACCCGCTGCTGCGCGTGAATCCGTCGCGACCGCACGCCAGCATCTTCCATGTGCACCTGCCGGTGGACCGCGACCGTGCGCTGGAGATCCGCAACCTGATCGCCCGCGAACACCGGATCTGGCTGCACAATGCCGCGCACCATGCACAGCTCGATGGCACGAGCTACGTGGAATGGTATGTGGGCGACAATCTGCTGGACCTGCCGAACGAACAGGTGCACGCGGCGCTGGCGGCCTGGCACGGTGCGCTGGCAAAGGCGGTCGCATGACGTTCCGTTCGCTGAAACTGATTGACCCGCTGCTGCGCGCGCTCGACGAGCTGGGCTACGACGACCCGACACCCGTGCAGCGCCAGGCGATTCCGGCCGTGCTGGCCGGCCGCGACCTGATGGCGGCGGCGCAGACCGGCACCGGCAAGACGGCCGGCTTCGCGCTGCCGCTGCTGCACCGCCTCACGCTGGAAGGCGCCGTGGCACCGCTCGGCGTGCGTTGCCTCGTGCTGGCGCCGACCCGCGAGCTGGCCGAGCAGGTCTATGCCAGCTTCCGCAAGTATGGTGCGCACGTGCCGCTGCGCTACGGCGTGGCCTATGGCGGCGTGCCGATCGAGCCGCAGATCAACA is part of the Pseudoduganella lutea genome and encodes:
- a CDS encoding DUF4124 domain-containing protein, giving the protein MIRAAAFMVFPLLAALPAQAQMYKCTHGNQTSYSEAPCERGEQTVLPAPDAPAGQRKPADLTRLQAESAKLQRERQHRDAQQDRADALHDRQAARRREQCAKLELAHRWAEDDVRRATHGAAEAARLKARRAAERHAVQCK
- a CDS encoding FtsX-like permease family protein yields the protein MRALTAIAAIAIGVALGFAIHLINAAAFNEFSAAVQSLSGQADVQVSGAEPLFDEAIYSRLAERPEVAVASPVLEINASLPGGQEPLKIVGLDVFRVGYITPDLIGAPASGEPGDTLASDALFLSPAAQQWLQTKPGARIEFMTGTETLALRVAGSLQRARVGQRLGVMDIGAAQWRFGRLGKLSRVDIKLRDGVDRNAFQATLARELARDYPGRLRVGQPNDADQESRTSNMSRAYRVNLSVLALVALFTGAFLVFSTQALSVMRRRSQFALLRVLGFERRHLLRQVLLEGAALGVTGALLGIAGGYGIAAAALRFFGGDLGAGYFAGVQPQVQFTPVAAIVYFSLGIGVALLGCATPAWEAARAAPAVALKSGADEVALGRLSRPWPAIACLVLAGVLSQLPPVTELPVFGYLSIALMLVGGIALMPRIAALAFRFAHARWTATTAHRTEIPAVPTLTLARLANASGQAGIALGGVLSSFSLMVAMAIMVASFRVSVDNWILQVLPADLYARIASAGGTAGLTPREQAAIRGAPGIARAEFLRLRSVSLAPDRPNVALLARDIDPAHPEKSMVPVGEQVAQSQDRLPRAWVSEAMADLYRIAPGETLRLPLAGTAVPFFVAGVWRDYARVSGAVMIERADYVRLTGDADVSDAALWLAKDVSTADATDALKRLPFGATLGIEAPSAIRALSLRIFDRSFAVTYLLEAIAIVIGLFGVAATFSAQTLARAREFGMLRHIGVTRGQILGILAFEGGALTALGIATGFVLGWAISLILVHVVNPQSFHWTMQMHYPWPLLGAVAVALLVASMLTALVSGRQALSGGPIRAVREDW
- a CDS encoding lipocalin-like domain-containing protein; this translates as MRILLLLLLALCTSLFAAPPVFSPAVPLADGKALVFPRDFGAHPSFRTEWWYATGWLTTAEGKPVGYQVTFFRSRTDTDDANPSQFAPKQLVIGHAALSDAANGKLLHDERSARAGFGLAFASETDTDIKLHDWRMTRGADGRYKMTIPASGFTLELVLAPTQPVLLQGRGGYSRKGPQPDQASYYYSKPQLKTSGTIVGADGKRTAVTGVTWLDHEWSSLVLGTEGVGWDWVGANLDDGGALMAFRVRDRQNGKLWAHATWRDASGKITQFGPQDVTFTPRTRWRSPRTGAEYPVAVTLDTGGTRWQLDPLQPDQELDSRRSTGAVYWEGAVTVRRDGRQVGRAYLELTGYVRPMKL
- a CDS encoding ABC transporter transmembrane domain-containing protein codes for the protein MSNSTTSSARDTVSGKQPRELKKGSLAALRGLLPFLKPYRPRFAMAGVALVVAAGATLAIPYAFKQMIDLGFGANAGVHSAAHVNAVFLALFAVAAVLALATAARFYTVSWLGERVVADIRSAVYGHVVRQSPAFFETTQTGEVLSRITTDTTLIQAVVGTSISMALRNALLFVGGLVMLFVTSPKLTGIIIGLLVLTVLPIVMFGRRVRKLSRDSQDRIADASAVAGEILNAMPTVQAFTHEDIETRRFGSSVEGAFATAMRRIRARALLTMLAIVLVFGTIVFVLWLGAHAVLAGTMTGGDLGQFILYASIVAGAVGALSEVMGEAQRAAGATERLLELLSTQSDIREPAQPLALPPRAANGAALSLAGVTFSYPSRPDTAALSHLDLDIRPGETVAVVGPSGAGKTTLFQMFLRFYDPQQGTIRLDGVDIRHLALHDLRGAIGIVPQDTVIFSADAMENIRYGRADATNEEVIRAAKLAAAHEFIERLPNGYQSFLGERGVRLSGGQRQRIAIARALLKNPPLLLLDEATSALDAESERLVQSALEAAMVGRTTVIIAHRLATVQRADRIIVMEDGRIVETGTHRSLVAQGGIYANLAALQFHNVQVEHRHD
- a CDS encoding threonine aldolase family protein, with amino-acid sequence MTNVVTESVAGAAAEAHGSEAALRQQCTVVLPGHRQQTPAQTFAAMAAWCEEQGIAHDVYGDGELIQCLERKVAALLGKEAATFCITGTMAQATALRLACADRGSRLVALHATAHILKHERGNHQLLDHFHALQVGSPHRPFTAEDLAAIPDHLGAVSVELPAREIGGQLPAWDELEAIKAWCRAHDTHLHMDGARLWEAAAGMERTLADVAAGFDTVYVSLYKGIGGIGGALLAGSAAFVARAQEWYRRQGGSVIHRTPYVVAAAMQIDARLAAMPACFRRTQWLVDALSAYPLLRVNPSRPHASIFHVHLPVDRDRALEIRNLIAREHRIWLHNAAHHAQLDGTSYVEWYVGDNLLDLPNEQVHAALAAWHGALAKAVA